A window of Bacillaceae bacterium S4-13-56 contains these coding sequences:
- a CDS encoding pseudouridine synthase, with product MTNSRERLQKIIAQSGVTSRRKAEELILQGKVRVNGKVVTELGTKASTQDEIEVNGIPLSKEESVYFLFYKPRGVISAVKDDKDRKVVTDFFPNVPERIFPVGRLDYDTTGVLLLTNDGDFAQKMIHPSSELEKVYIAKVKGIPNKDDINQLRKGVISDGEKLRAVSAKILSMDKQKNQSIIQVVLHEGRNRQVRRMLEGIRLMVQKLKRERFAFLTVDGLVPGEYRALTPHEVKQLRALAEKKK from the coding sequence ATGACAAATAGTCGAGAACGTTTACAAAAGATTATTGCTCAAAGTGGAGTAACATCCAGAAGGAAAGCCGAAGAATTAATTCTCCAAGGGAAAGTTAGAGTTAATGGAAAAGTAGTTACTGAACTTGGCACTAAGGCGAGTACCCAAGATGAAATTGAGGTTAATGGCATTCCTTTATCGAAAGAGGAGTCTGTTTATTTTTTATTTTATAAGCCGCGTGGAGTTATTTCAGCTGTAAAGGATGACAAAGATAGAAAGGTTGTTACTGATTTCTTTCCAAATGTACCAGAAAGAATTTTTCCGGTTGGACGGTTAGATTATGATACTACTGGAGTTTTGTTATTAACAAACGATGGCGATTTTGCTCAGAAAATGATCCATCCAAGTTCGGAGTTAGAAAAAGTCTATATTGCAAAAGTAAAGGGCATTCCTAACAAGGACGATATTAATCAACTGCGAAAAGGCGTTATTTCTGATGGAGAAAAATTAAGGGCAGTGTCAGCCAAAATTTTATCTATGGATAAGCAGAAGAACCAATCTATAATTCAAGTGGTTTTACATGAAGGGCGAAATCGGCAAGTGAGAAGAATGCTGGAAGGAATTAGGCTTATGGTTCAAAAATTAAAAAGAGAGCGATTTGCATTTTTAACCGTTGATGGACTTGTACCTGGAGAATATCGAGCGTTAACTCCTCATGAAGTAAAACAACTTCGAGCTCTTGCTGAGAAAAAAAAGTAG
- a CDS encoding spore maturation protein, producing MEWIGTISTWIIPGVILFILLVGLYRKVPAYEAFVEGGKEGLKIASNLLPFLLGMMVSIAIFRASGAMEAFTSFLEPLLNLIGIPSEIVPLALVRPISGTAALGMTTELIQTYGADSFIGRLASTMQGSTDTTLYIITVYFGAVGIRKMGDALKVGLLADLIGIIASILIVSMVFG from the coding sequence ATGGAGTGGATTGGAACTATAAGTACGTGGATTATTCCTGGAGTAATCCTTTTTATCCTATTAGTTGGATTATATCGAAAAGTTCCAGCTTATGAAGCTTTCGTTGAAGGAGGAAAAGAAGGGTTAAAAATTGCAAGTAATCTTTTGCCGTTTTTATTAGGAATGATGGTGTCCATTGCTATTTTTAGGGCTTCTGGAGCTATGGAGGCATTCACATCGTTTCTTGAACCTTTGTTAAATCTAATAGGTATTCCATCCGAAATTGTTCCTTTGGCTCTCGTCCGTCCCATTTCGGGCACGGCGGCCTTAGGAATGACAACAGAACTAATCCAAACTTATGGCGCCGATTCCTTCATTGGAAGACTAGCCTCCACTATGCAAGGGAGTACAGACACCACTTTATATATTATTACAGTCTACTTTGGCGCGGTTGGGATAAGAAAAATGGGAGATGCTCTAAAGGTTGGACTATTAGCTGATTTAATTGGTATAATAGCATCAATTCTTATTGTGTCAATGGTATTTGGGTAG
- a CDS encoding nucleoside recognition domain-containing protein codes for MVNYIWMFMAVIGIIFAMFNGTMDEVNKALFQSAEEAVAVTIGLLSVLVFWLGMMKIAEYGGVLRALSRIFRPIVTRIFPDIPPDHPAMGYILSNITANLFGLGNAATPMGIKAMEEMKRLHGRNDASRSMITLLAINTSSLTLIPTTVIAIRIKYGSISPTEIVGTTIVATAISTIGALIIDRFFHFLRIRRGV; via the coding sequence ATGGTTAATTACATATGGATGTTTATGGCGGTTATAGGAATAATTTTTGCCATGTTTAATGGAACAATGGATGAAGTAAATAAAGCACTATTTCAAAGTGCGGAAGAGGCAGTAGCGGTTACGATTGGTTTACTTAGTGTATTAGTGTTTTGGTTAGGAATGATGAAAATAGCTGAATATGGAGGAGTCTTAAGAGCTTTATCTAGAATTTTCCGTCCAATCGTAACGCGCATTTTTCCAGATATTCCTCCAGATCATCCAGCAATGGGATATATTCTTTCCAATATTACAGCAAATTTATTTGGTTTAGGTAACGCCGCAACTCCTATGGGAATAAAAGCCATGGAGGAGATGAAAAGGTTACATGGAAGGAATGATGCCAGTCGCTCTATGATTACTCTATTAGCTATAAATACATCAAGCTTGACCTTGATTCCGACAACAGTTATTGCTATTCGAATAAAATATGGGTCGATATCACCTACGGAAATTGTGGGAACTACCATTGTAGCCACTGCAATATCAACCATTGGAGCTTTAATTATTGATCGCTTCTTTCATTTTCTCCGGATTAGGAGGGGGGTATAA
- a CDS encoding D-alanyl-D-alanine carboxypeptidase family protein yields the protein MGGTYVRRIGIIGLILWISFTVTVSASGGPNVSARNAVLIEQSTGRILYEKKAHEERLIASITKIMTAIIAVESGKMDQTVTVSKNATHTEGSSIYLEEGEKIKLKDLVYGLMLRSGNDAAVAIAEYLGGSVEGFSYLMNEKAAWIGMQNSSFDNPHGLDSESHYSTAYDMALLMKHAMDNETFRKISGTEWYKSENRTYSWKNKNKLLTAYYEYCTGGKTGYTRAAGRTLVSSAHKDGMDLIAVTLNAPDDWNDHQALFEWGFKNFKLETLQKEGKLSEQWIFDDRTAYFPNSKKYPLTQEEVSRVEAKWIPKQEKNSDVLGRMFYELDDQEIASSNVVSTNPKNKHSIMSLTMEVFFQLIGVK from the coding sequence ATGGGAGGAACTTACGTGAGAAGGATTGGGATCATCGGATTAATTCTTTGGATTAGCTTTACTGTAACCGTTTCTGCTTCTGGAGGGCCTAATGTGTCAGCTAGAAATGCGGTTTTAATAGAACAATCTACTGGGAGAATCCTTTATGAAAAAAAGGCACATGAGGAAAGATTAATCGCAAGCATTACAAAGATTATGACTGCAATTATAGCTGTTGAGTCAGGAAAGATGGATCAAACAGTTACCGTAAGTAAGAATGCCACACACACGGAAGGTTCTTCCATTTACTTAGAGGAAGGAGAAAAGATCAAACTCAAGGATCTAGTCTATGGTTTGATGCTAAGATCAGGTAATGATGCGGCTGTCGCTATTGCAGAATATCTAGGGGGTAGCGTAGAAGGATTTAGTTATCTTATGAACGAAAAAGCAGCATGGATTGGGATGCAAAACAGTTCTTTTGATAATCCGCATGGCTTGGACTCTGAGTCTCATTATTCTACAGCTTATGATATGGCTTTACTTATGAAACATGCGATGGATAATGAAACATTTCGGAAGATTTCTGGAACTGAATGGTATAAATCAGAAAATCGTACGTATAGCTGGAAAAATAAAAATAAGCTATTAACAGCGTATTATGAGTATTGTACAGGAGGAAAAACAGGGTATACGAGAGCAGCAGGGAGAACGCTTGTCTCTTCTGCACATAAGGATGGAATGGACTTAATTGCAGTAACATTAAATGCTCCAGATGATTGGAATGATCATCAGGCCTTATTTGAGTGGGGATTTAAAAATTTTAAATTAGAGACCTTACAAAAAGAAGGAAAGCTTTCTGAACAATGGATCTTTGACGATCGGACAGCCTATTTCCCTAATTCAAAAAAATATCCGCTGACCCAAGAGGAAGTATCAAGAGTAGAAGCAAAGTGGATACCTAAACAAGAAAAAAACAGTGACGTACTTGGAAGGATGTTTTATGAGTTGGATGATCAAGAAATAGCCTCCTCAAATGTAGTTTCTACAAATCCGAAGAATAAACATTCGATCATGTCTTTGACTATGGAAGTCTTTTTCCAATTGATCGGAGTGAAATAA
- a CDS encoding DUF3907 family protein, translated as MSNTLVRSQMEQVETFLDQVTNKMADYLDNHNLKELQQEVKNENQDYYRHLLATLRRLEVFCNEAQDAVEVILKSEVFRKSAAEKTLYVIYHQCISEFFSPKEEPWYENSRAAYTGKNAIRFYKDAPPSFSQLIRELEKPFQDIREELAYYETDYRTKIVMHDDTETPS; from the coding sequence ATGAGCAATACACTCGTTCGGTCACAAATGGAACAAGTGGAGACTTTTTTGGATCAAGTGACCAATAAAATGGCGGATTATTTGGACAACCATAATTTAAAGGAACTTCAGCAGGAAGTGAAAAATGAGAATCAAGATTATTATCGTCATTTACTTGCCACACTTCGGAGGTTAGAAGTTTTTTGCAATGAAGCACAAGATGCTGTAGAAGTTATCCTAAAATCTGAAGTCTTTCGAAAGTCTGCTGCTGAAAAAACTTTATATGTTATTTATCATCAATGTATTTCTGAGTTCTTTTCTCCAAAGGAAGAACCATGGTATGAAAATAGTCGAGCAGCTTACACAGGAAAAAATGCGATTCGCTTCTATAAGGATGCCCCGCCATCCTTCTCTCAATTAATTAGAGAACTTGAAAAACCATTTCAAGATATAAGAGAAGAGCTTGCCTATTATGAAACGGATTATCGAACAAAAATTGTGATGCATGATGACACTGAAACCCCTTCTTAA
- the scpB gene encoding SMC-Scp complex subunit ScpB has product MEEVKWKAVVEGLLFASGDEGLTKKQLAHILEVDLNTIDVVIEELKYDYENTQRGMMLMRSGEIYQLTTKPEHAVYFQRLMESPQASRLSQAALEALSIIAYRQPITRVEVEEVRGVNSDRAIQTLVSRGLVEEKGRKEGAGRPILFGTTTNFLTYFGLSSLEDLPPLPEENVLGEEEGSPDLFLRRYSASPLEE; this is encoded by the coding sequence ATGGAAGAAGTAAAATGGAAAGCTGTTGTTGAAGGTTTGCTTTTTGCATCCGGAGATGAGGGACTAACTAAAAAACAACTAGCCCACATTCTAGAGGTGGATTTAAACACGATAGATGTAGTGATTGAAGAATTAAAGTATGATTATGAAAATACACAACGTGGAATGATGCTCATGAGGTCTGGAGAAATTTATCAGTTGACCACAAAACCGGAGCACGCTGTTTACTTTCAAAGATTAATGGAATCTCCACAAGCTTCCAGGCTTTCTCAAGCTGCACTAGAAGCATTATCTATTATTGCTTATCGTCAACCGATAACACGTGTTGAAGTAGAGGAAGTGCGGGGGGTCAACAGTGATCGTGCGATCCAAACACTTGTATCGAGAGGGTTGGTTGAAGAAAAAGGAAGAAAGGAAGGTGCTGGTAGACCTATATTATTCGGCACCACAACTAATTTTTTGACGTATTTCGGTTTATCAAGCTTGGAAGACTTACCTCCTTTGCCAGAAGAAAACGTACTGGGAGAAGAAGAGGGTAGTCCTGACTTATTTCTAAGAAGATATAGTGCATCACCCCTAGAGGAATGA
- a CDS encoding segregation/condensation protein A: MDQMYRVKLEAFEGPLDLLLHLIQQYEIDIYDIPVSTITEQYMTYIHTMKELRLDIASEYLVMAATLLAMKSYMLIPRQELEPEDLDLEEEDPRDELMRRLIEYRKYKEAAHELQQRELDQNQVYTRPPTGLEEYKNSDSSPAPLEVSLFDMIAAMKKMLERKKWDEPLETRVQKQEIPIQQRMEEILLSLEYSSEGILFHQLFPIASRNHIVVTFIAILELMKGHHVYCVQNEHFGEIRVFKMEEVVWKK, translated from the coding sequence ATGGATCAAATGTATCGTGTAAAATTAGAAGCTTTTGAAGGACCGTTGGATCTGTTATTACACTTGATCCAACAGTATGAAATAGATATTTATGATATTCCCGTGTCAACGATCACAGAGCAGTATATGACGTATATACATACTATGAAGGAGTTAAGGCTTGATATCGCTAGTGAGTACCTCGTTATGGCTGCTACTTTACTGGCTATGAAAAGTTACATGTTGATTCCCAGACAAGAATTGGAACCTGAAGATTTAGATTTAGAAGAAGAAGACCCTAGGGATGAGTTAATGAGGCGACTCATAGAATACCGAAAATATAAGGAAGCTGCACACGAGCTGCAACAGAGAGAACTTGATCAAAATCAGGTATATACTAGACCTCCAACTGGATTAGAGGAGTACAAAAATTCAGATTCTAGCCCTGCCCCACTAGAGGTTTCTTTATTTGACATGATTGCTGCAATGAAAAAAATGTTAGAAAGAAAAAAGTGGGACGAACCACTTGAAACAAGGGTGCAAAAACAGGAAATTCCAATCCAACAAAGAATGGAAGAAATCCTTTTGTCGTTAGAATATAGTTCAGAAGGGATTTTATTTCATCAATTATTTCCAATAGCAAGCAGGAATCACATTGTTGTTACTTTTATTGCTATTTTGGAACTGATGAAAGGTCATCACGTATATTGCGTGCAAAATGAACATTTTGGAGAAATCCGAGTGTTCAAGATGGAGGAAGTAGTATGGAAGAAGTAA
- a CDS encoding YjcZ family sporulation protein — MGATGYGAGFSLIVVLFILLIIVGAAWF, encoded by the coding sequence ATGGGTGCTACAGGTTATGGCGCTGGATTTTCTTTAATAGTAGTGTTATTTATTCTACTAATTATTGTAGGTGCTGCTTGGTTCTAA
- a CDS encoding DUF309 domain-containing protein: MYDSAYIDYLAHLHGTRDYFECHELLEERWKRDLPLKKDAILVGFIQYAVSLYHYRRNNYEGAIRTLEKAMTIFSEKESEIQEYGIDSPHFQRKLTELFQTMKAKKPYKSINIPLSDPILIEKVKKRCLELNCTFGDQSNLQDKLLVHKHKKRDRTEVIQERLQSLQKKTKAK, translated from the coding sequence ATGTATGATTCTGCTTATATTGATTATTTGGCCCATTTACATGGTACAAGAGATTATTTTGAATGTCACGAATTGTTAGAAGAGAGATGGAAAAGGGATCTGCCATTAAAAAAAGATGCAATCCTTGTTGGGTTTATACAATACGCCGTATCTCTCTATCATTATCGTAGAAATAATTATGAAGGAGCCATACGTACACTTGAAAAGGCCATGACCATCTTTTCTGAAAAAGAGTCAGAAATACAAGAATATGGTATTGACTCTCCACATTTTCAAAGAAAACTAACAGAGCTTTTTCAAACAATGAAGGCTAAGAAGCCTTATAAAAGTATAAATATCCCACTAAGTGATCCTATTCTTATTGAAAAAGTAAAGAAAAGATGTCTTGAATTGAACTGTACCTTTGGAGATCAAAGCAATTTACAAGACAAGTTATTAGTTCATAAGCATAAAAAAAGAGATAGAACCGAGGTTATTCAAGAAAGGTTACAATCACTACAAAAAAAAACTAAGGCAAAATAG
- a CDS encoding GNAT family N-acetyltransferase — protein sequence MLVRFKKNFEKIAMGLLSFMPEEKDVKKLQQTIKEYEENSSWELYLWKEEDILGIIGVRFEEDKVIIQHISVNPSHRNQGIGKKMVEEVKQLFGEKFKIIANQQTDRFINKCENQTKIL from the coding sequence ATGTTGGTGCGTTTCAAGAAAAATTTTGAAAAAATTGCAATGGGGTTACTTTCTTTTATGCCAGAAGAAAAGGATGTAAAGAAGTTACAACAAACAATTAAAGAATATGAGGAAAACTCGAGTTGGGAGCTTTACTTATGGAAGGAAGAAGATATTCTGGGTATTATCGGAGTGCGTTTTGAAGAAGACAAAGTGATCATTCAACACATTAGTGTTAATCCTTCCCATCGTAATCAGGGGATTGGAAAGAAAATGGTAGAAGAAGTAAAGCAACTTTTTGGAGAAAAATTCAAAATTATAGCAAATCAACAAACTGATAGATTTATTAACAAATGCGAAAATCAAACGAAGATACTATAA